In the Kitasatospora terrestris genome, one interval contains:
- a CDS encoding oxidoreductase — protein MPTTGTTAGTTGPAAAPVEERVRAAFAAGAVIDLREGPDEDVRAGGRWGEERTVPARLLRELLLGDAPGALRLAGARITGALDLGDGAVAHAVTFTGCHFEEPVVLRGASMRSTGLIGCLVPGLDGWLLKVDGNLFFENSVIDGRLTLTRAHVTGELRLSGARLTAREFLDGGRPAEGTDVWALWAGGMVLDGGFFARHGFVARGGLRLVGAQFNGGLFMERAVIDNPGREAFSGDDLSATTMVLADGFVARGAVRLPGASVRSLLSLDRAVLDGALHAGRLQAGDLRLTVAATPTGPVDLEEAQAAVLHDNEHSWPADTRLDGFTYTSIHRPSGESDPVGRRLAWLAALPGYAPQPYEQLAAWYRKIGHDDDARRVLLAKQRRRRRTLGPLGRAWGRLLDTTVGYGYRPWQAGVWLLVLTAAGTVLFRHGHPTPVQAGQAPFSSFVYTLDLLVPIGGFGQRTAWYWTDYHQWVGYALIATGWVLTTAVLAGVSRSLNRA, from the coding sequence TTGCCGACGACGGGGACGACAGCGGGTACGACGGGTCCGGCGGCCGCGCCGGTCGAGGAGCGGGTGCGGGCGGCGTTCGCTGCCGGGGCCGTGATCGACCTGCGCGAAGGCCCGGACGAGGACGTCCGGGCCGGCGGCCGGTGGGGCGAGGAGCGGACCGTACCGGCCCGGCTGCTGCGGGAGTTGCTGCTGGGGGACGCCCCCGGGGCGCTGCGGCTGGCCGGGGCGCGGATCACCGGGGCGCTGGACCTCGGTGACGGCGCGGTCGCGCACGCGGTCACGTTCACCGGATGCCACTTCGAGGAGCCGGTGGTGCTGCGCGGGGCGTCGATGCGCTCCACCGGGCTGATCGGCTGCCTCGTCCCCGGGCTGGACGGCTGGCTGCTCAAGGTCGACGGCAACCTGTTCTTCGAGAACTCGGTGATCGACGGACGGCTCACCCTCACCCGCGCGCACGTCACCGGCGAACTCCGGCTCAGCGGCGCCCGGCTCACCGCCCGCGAGTTCCTGGACGGCGGACGGCCCGCCGAGGGCACGGACGTGTGGGCGCTGTGGGCCGGCGGCATGGTGCTGGACGGCGGCTTCTTCGCCCGGCACGGGTTCGTCGCACGCGGCGGACTGCGGCTGGTCGGCGCCCAGTTCAACGGCGGGCTGTTCATGGAACGGGCCGTGATCGACAACCCCGGGCGGGAGGCCTTCAGCGGCGACGACCTCAGCGCCACCACCATGGTCCTCGCCGACGGCTTCGTCGCCCGCGGCGCCGTCCGGCTGCCCGGGGCGAGCGTGCGCAGCCTGCTCTCCCTGGACCGCGCCGTACTCGACGGGGCGCTGCACGCCGGCCGGCTGCAGGCCGGCGACCTGCGGCTCACCGTCGCCGCCACCCCCACCGGGCCGGTCGACCTGGAGGAGGCGCAGGCCGCCGTGCTGCACGACAACGAACACAGCTGGCCCGCCGACACCCGGTTGGACGGCTTCACCTACACCTCCATCCACCGGCCGTCCGGCGAGAGCGACCCGGTCGGGCGGCGCCTCGCCTGGCTGGCCGCACTGCCCGGGTACGCGCCGCAGCCGTACGAGCAACTCGCCGCCTGGTACCGGAAGATCGGGCACGACGACGACGCGCGGCGGGTGCTGCTGGCCAAGCAGCGCAGGCGGCGGCGCACCCTCGGGCCGCTCGGGCGGGCGTGGGGGCGGCTGCTGGACACCACCGTCGGGTACGGCTACCGGCCGTGGCAGGCGGGGGTGTGGCTGCTGGTGCTCACCGCCGCCGGCACCGTGCTGTTCCGGCACGGGCACCCGACGCCGGTGCAGGCCGGGCAGGCGCCGTTCAGCTCCTTCGTGTACACGCTCGACCTGCTCGTGCCGATCGGCGGTTTCGGGCAGCGCACGGCCTGGTACTGGACCGACTACCACCAGTGGGTCGGCTACGCGCTGATCGCCACCGGCTGGGTGCTCACCACCGCCGTCCTGGCGGGCGTCAGCCGCTCGCTGAACCGCGCCTGA
- a CDS encoding right-handed parallel beta-helix repeat-containing protein, which yields MTARLAPAAMLAAALLTIPAAPAQAAGPTVHRLRAGVTPQAVQAVLDAARPGDTVELPAGTVPGGLTVSVDRLTLRGQGPGRTVLRPDTGATGACAAAGHGLCVTGLPGSPVHGVRIEALAVEGFTKDGLHASQTDALTVRAVAARANGQQGVSTDASTGSLLTAVEASGNGQAGIFVANAVDHEGGALDTDGSEVFGNRLTGNRIGVVLRRVRNITVEANLIGDNCGGVFVVGDEGVPRAGALTVRDNTVDANNRYCAPNPRLDFIQGTGILLTGTEDTVVTGNRVTGNTGASPMSGGIVLFHSLVGAPNSGATVTGNLLSGNGPADIADRDTGSGNLLDGNVCRTSLPAGHC from the coding sequence ATGACTGCACGACTCGCCCCGGCCGCGATGCTGGCCGCCGCACTGCTCACCATCCCCGCCGCACCGGCCCAGGCGGCCGGTCCAACCGTCCACCGCCTGCGGGCGGGCGTCACCCCGCAGGCCGTCCAGGCCGTGCTGGACGCCGCCCGCCCGGGCGACACCGTGGAACTCCCCGCCGGGACCGTGCCCGGCGGTCTGACCGTCTCCGTCGACCGGCTCACCCTGCGCGGCCAGGGCCCCGGCCGGACGGTGCTGCGCCCCGACACCGGCGCGACCGGCGCGTGCGCCGCCGCCGGGCACGGGCTGTGCGTCACGGGCCTGCCCGGCAGCCCGGTGCACGGCGTACGGATCGAGGCCCTGGCCGTCGAGGGCTTCACCAAGGACGGTCTGCACGCCTCGCAGACCGACGCCCTGACCGTCCGCGCCGTCGCCGCCCGGGCCAACGGCCAGCAGGGCGTCTCCACCGACGCGTCCACCGGCTCGCTGCTGACCGCCGTGGAGGCGAGCGGCAACGGCCAGGCGGGCATCTTCGTCGCCAACGCGGTGGACCACGAGGGCGGCGCCCTGGACACCGACGGCAGCGAGGTCTTCGGCAACCGGCTGACCGGCAACCGGATCGGCGTGGTGCTGCGCCGGGTCCGGAACATCACGGTCGAGGCCAACCTGATCGGCGACAACTGCGGCGGGGTGTTCGTGGTCGGCGACGAGGGCGTTCCCCGGGCCGGCGCGCTGACCGTGCGCGACAACACGGTGGACGCCAACAACCGCTACTGCGCGCCCAATCCGCGCCTGGACTTCATCCAGGGCACCGGCATCCTGCTGACCGGCACCGAGGACACCGTGGTGACCGGCAACCGGGTGACCGGCAACACCGGCGCCTCGCCGATGTCCGGCGGCATCGTGCTGTTCCACTCGCTGGTCGGCGCGCCCAACTCAGGTGCCACGGTGACCGGCAACCTGCTGAGCGGCAACGGTCCGGCCGACATCGCCGACCGCGACACCGGCTCCGGCAACCTGCTGGACGGCAACGTCTGCCGCACCTCCCTGCCCGCCGGCCACTGCTGA
- a CDS encoding methyltransferase, protein MATATAPDTTAAAPPSMLLRELVFGAACAGALRAAARLGLPDALGEQPAAPAELATALGVEARPLGRLLRALASYGVFTETPDGRYAHTPLSRLLREDEPGSLRAIALWCTEPWTWQSWSRLDDAVRTGRSVFTDTFGKEFFQYLHDDAPDSAAVFDRAMSQSSRQSAEDLTAFLDLTGVSSVADIGGGQGQVLANLLAAHPGLHGTLLDLPQVVAQADERLRPGGEFADRARLVPGDCREDVPVGADLYLIKNILEWDDGSTRRTLANVIRAARPGARVVIVENLVDDTPSMRFTTAMDLLLLLNVGGAKHTTASMTALIEQSGLRLHAVEPVNPYLHAFECTV, encoded by the coding sequence ATGGCCACCGCCACCGCCCCCGACACCACCGCCGCCGCCCCGCCCTCGATGCTGCTGCGCGAGCTGGTCTTCGGCGCCGCCTGCGCGGGCGCCCTGCGCGCCGCCGCCCGCCTCGGGCTGCCCGACGCACTCGGCGAGCAGCCCGCCGCACCCGCCGAACTCGCCACCGCGCTCGGGGTCGAGGCCCGCCCGCTGGGCCGCCTGCTGCGCGCCCTGGCCAGCTACGGCGTCTTCACCGAGACCCCGGACGGCCGCTACGCGCACACCCCGCTCTCCCGGCTGCTGCGCGAGGACGAGCCGGGCAGCCTGCGGGCCATCGCGCTGTGGTGCACCGAGCCGTGGACCTGGCAGTCCTGGTCCCGCCTGGACGACGCGGTGCGCACCGGGCGCAGCGTCTTCACCGACACCTTCGGCAAGGAGTTCTTCCAGTACCTGCACGACGACGCCCCGGACTCGGCGGCCGTCTTCGACCGGGCGATGAGCCAGTCCAGCCGCCAGTCCGCCGAGGACCTGACCGCCTTCCTGGACCTGACCGGCGTCTCCTCGGTCGCGGACATCGGCGGCGGCCAGGGCCAGGTGCTGGCCAACCTGCTGGCCGCCCACCCGGGCCTGCACGGCACGCTCCTGGACCTGCCGCAGGTGGTCGCCCAGGCCGACGAACGGCTCCGCCCCGGAGGCGAGTTCGCCGACCGGGCGCGGCTGGTCCCGGGCGACTGCCGGGAGGACGTCCCGGTCGGGGCCGACCTCTACCTGATCAAGAACATCCTGGAGTGGGACGACGGTTCCACCCGCCGCACCCTGGCCAACGTGATCCGGGCGGCCCGGCCCGGCGCCCGGGTGGTGATCGTGGAGAACCTGGTCGACGACACCCCCTCGATGCGCTTCACCACCGCGATGGACCTGCTCCTGCTGCTGAACGTCGGCGGCGCCAAGCACACCACCGCCAGCATGACCGCGCTGATCGAGCAGTCCGGTCTGCGGCTGCACGCGGTCGAGCCGGTCAACCCGTACCTGCACGCCTTCGAGTGCACGGTCTGA
- a CDS encoding cell division protein SepF, which produces MGALRDEHHNGWLMPSGSYPAAVYEDQWDGEDTLPSAQPAPARIVSLRPTGFEAARTVGEHIRAATPVVMDLTEMDEAEAKRMVDFASGLIFGTRGNIERIARRVFLLTPADVEVMVIDRPLDDSGFYNQS; this is translated from the coding sequence ATGGGAGCACTGCGCGACGAGCACCACAACGGATGGCTGATGCCCTCCGGCAGCTACCCGGCCGCCGTGTACGAGGATCAGTGGGACGGTGAGGACACTCTGCCGAGCGCCCAGCCCGCACCCGCCCGGATCGTCTCGCTGCGCCCGACCGGCTTCGAGGCCGCCCGCACCGTGGGCGAGCACATCCGCGCCGCGACCCCGGTGGTCATGGACCTCACCGAGATGGACGAGGCCGAGGCCAAGCGTATGGTCGACTTCGCGTCCGGCCTGATCTTCGGCACCCGCGGCAACATCGAGCGGATCGCCCGCCGGGTGTTCCTGCTCACCCCGGCGGACGTCGAGGTGATGGTGATCGACCGCCCGCTCGACGACTCCGGCTTCTACAACCAGAGCTGA
- a CDS encoding class F sortase, giving the protein MNPPTPQPGGKLLRLGLGAAALGVLVLYNSVDAKPVDEASAPAASTSVSASAAPSAAAARGARAPALPRSQPTRIRIPQIAVDAPVSQLGLEADGRLAAPPVDNRNLVGWYSGGAAPGEAGSAVMAGHVDTKSGPAVFLLLSLLVTGNTVDVTRADGTTATFVVDSVETFAKNAFPDDRVYGDTPDAQLRLITCGGVYDHKAKDYTANVVVFAHLKA; this is encoded by the coding sequence ATGAACCCACCCACCCCCCAGCCCGGCGGAAAGCTGCTGCGCCTCGGCCTCGGCGCGGCCGCGCTCGGCGTGCTGGTCCTCTACAACTCGGTGGACGCCAAGCCGGTCGACGAAGCCTCCGCACCGGCCGCGTCCACCTCCGTCTCCGCCTCCGCCGCTCCGTCCGCCGCAGCCGCCCGCGGGGCCCGGGCGCCCGCGCTGCCGCGCTCGCAGCCCACCCGGATCCGGATCCCGCAGATCGCCGTCGACGCCCCCGTCAGCCAGCTCGGCCTGGAGGCCGACGGGCGGCTCGCCGCGCCGCCCGTCGACAACCGCAACCTGGTCGGCTGGTACAGCGGCGGCGCCGCCCCCGGGGAGGCCGGCAGCGCCGTGATGGCGGGCCACGTGGACACCAAGAGCGGGCCGGCGGTCTTCCTGCTGCTGAGCCTGCTGGTCACGGGCAACACCGTCGACGTCACCCGGGCCGACGGCACGACCGCCACCTTCGTCGTCGACAGCGTGGAGACCTTCGCCAAGAACGCCTTCCCCGACGACCGGGTCTACGGCGACACCCCCGACGCCCAGCTGCGCCTGATCACCTGCGGCGGCGTCTACGACCACAAGGCCAAGGACTACACCGCCAACGTGGTCGTCTTCGCGCACCTGAAGGCGTGA
- a CDS encoding MFS transporter: MSTNLPVTNRRWAGLGVLVLAVTLVAVDATVLSLAIPSISETLRPSGTQLLWIGDVYSFVLAGLLVSMGALSDRLGRKRVLLVGSAAFGAASLLAAYAPSPGWLILARALLGVAGATIMPSTLSLIRTLFPDARERATAIGIWGAGATAGAALGPLVGGVLLEHFWWGSVFLLNLPVLALLLVFGAWLLPESRDPRPGRWDVLSVFLSMAGVIGVVYAIKELAADGLSSWSSPLVLLLGAGALLWFVRRQLRLETPLLDVRLFTDRRFTAAVVASLTALIGLSGVIFCVSQYLQLVRGYAPLTAGLAEMPAFVGAVVGGLLTARLARRAGNRAALAGGLFAMGAGIALLGLVRQDSAYLLFGASFLVVGTAEGVVYTLASDLVLGSAPADKAGAASAVSETAYELGTALGIALVGSVVTAIYAGGFTVPSGTPAETGEQARESLGGAVEAAGALPGPVADQLLDGARTSFVHGMNVAAWLAAALLLAAAALCWRFLRTPKAPTAPAPAEDRQLVA, encoded by the coding sequence ATGAGCACCAACCTGCCCGTCACCAACCGCCGCTGGGCCGGCCTGGGCGTCCTCGTCCTCGCCGTCACCCTGGTCGCGGTCGACGCCACGGTGCTGTCCCTCGCCATCCCGTCCATCAGCGAGACCCTCCGCCCCAGCGGTACCCAGCTGCTGTGGATCGGCGACGTCTACTCCTTCGTCCTGGCCGGCCTGCTGGTCTCCATGGGCGCCCTCAGCGACCGGCTCGGCCGCAAGCGGGTGCTGCTGGTCGGCTCGGCCGCGTTCGGCGCGGCCTCGCTGCTCGCCGCGTACGCCCCGAGCCCGGGCTGGCTGATCCTGGCCCGCGCCCTGCTCGGCGTGGCCGGCGCGACGATCATGCCGTCCACCCTCTCCCTGATCCGCACGCTCTTCCCGGACGCCCGCGAGCGGGCCACCGCGATCGGCATCTGGGGCGCCGGCGCGACCGCCGGCGCGGCGCTCGGCCCGCTGGTCGGCGGCGTGCTGCTGGAGCACTTCTGGTGGGGCTCGGTCTTCCTGCTGAACCTGCCGGTGCTGGCCCTGCTGCTGGTGTTCGGCGCCTGGCTGCTGCCGGAGTCGCGCGACCCGCGGCCGGGCCGCTGGGACGTGCTGAGCGTGTTCCTCTCGATGGCCGGTGTGATCGGCGTGGTGTACGCGATCAAGGAGCTGGCCGCCGACGGCCTGTCCTCCTGGTCGTCCCCGCTGGTGCTGCTGCTCGGCGCGGGCGCGCTGCTCTGGTTCGTCCGCCGCCAGCTGCGGCTGGAGACCCCGCTGCTGGACGTCCGGCTGTTCACCGACCGGCGCTTCACCGCGGCCGTGGTGGCCTCGCTGACCGCGCTGATCGGCCTGTCCGGCGTGATCTTCTGCGTCTCGCAGTACCTGCAGCTGGTCCGCGGCTACGCCCCGCTCACCGCCGGCCTGGCCGAGATGCCGGCCTTCGTCGGCGCGGTGGTCGGCGGTCTGCTGACCGCCCGGCTGGCGCGGCGCGCGGGCAACCGGGCGGCGCTGGCCGGCGGCCTGTTCGCGATGGGCGCCGGCATCGCCCTGCTCGGCCTGGTCCGGCAGGACAGCGCGTACCTGCTGTTCGGCGCGTCCTTCCTGGTGGTGGGCACGGCCGAGGGCGTGGTCTACACGCTCGCCTCCGACCTGGTGCTGGGCTCCGCCCCGGCCGACAAGGCGGGCGCGGCCTCGGCCGTCTCGGAGACCGCGTACGAGCTGGGCACCGCGCTCGGCATCGCGCTGGTCGGCTCGGTGGTGACCGCCATCTACGCGGGCGGCTTCACCGTCCCGTCGGGCACCCCGGCCGAGACCGGCGAGCAGGCCCGGGAGTCGCTGGGCGGTGCGGTCGAGGCCGCCGGCGCCCTGCCCGGCCCGGTCGCCGACCAGCTGCTGGACGGCGCCCGGACGTCCTTCGTCCACGGCATGAACGTCGCCGCCTGGCTGGCCGCCGCCCTGCTGCTCGCCGCGGCCGCCCTCTGCTGGCGCTTCCTGCGCACCCCGAAGGCCCCGACCGCCCCGGCCCCCGCCGAGGACAGGCAGCTCGTCGCCTGA
- a CDS encoding helix-turn-helix domain-containing protein has protein sequence MATDRDSVLEAAVGVLSRRPTAHLDEIARAAGISRATLHRIFPGREALIREVGALGLRRFAAALDTARIEEGDAQEAFRRLVDAVVPDAALCAFLAGENQLYDDQEINDLWEFQDARVRALFLRGQQQGVFRVELSAGWLSEAFFDLVAGIGWAVQDGRLAPRDSAFSLAELFLGGSLRRPDTP, from the coding sequence ATGGCTACTGACCGCGACTCGGTGCTGGAGGCCGCCGTCGGCGTGCTTTCGCGACGCCCGACCGCCCACCTCGACGAGATCGCCCGCGCGGCCGGCATCAGCCGTGCCACGCTGCACCGGATCTTCCCGGGCCGCGAGGCGCTGATCCGCGAGGTGGGCGCGCTCGGCCTGCGCCGTTTCGCCGCCGCCCTGGACACCGCCCGGATCGAGGAGGGCGACGCCCAGGAGGCCTTCCGCCGCCTGGTGGACGCGGTCGTGCCCGACGCCGCACTGTGCGCCTTCCTCGCCGGCGAGAACCAGCTCTACGACGACCAGGAGATCAACGATCTCTGGGAGTTCCAGGACGCCCGGGTCCGCGCGCTCTTCCTGCGCGGCCAGCAGCAGGGCGTCTTCCGGGTGGAGCTCTCGGCCGGCTGGCTCAGCGAGGCCTTCTTCGACCTCGTGGCCGGCATCGGCTGGGCCGTCCAGGACGGACGCCTCGCCCCGCGCGACAGCGCCTTCTCGCTCGCCGAGCTCTTCCTCGGCGGCAGCCTACGGAGACCCGATACACCATGA